CACTTCGACGCCCACGCCCTGCGCACCGAGGACGAGGCGGGCGTGTGGGCCTTCGCGCGCGGCTGCATGCGCACCTACCTCATCCTGCGCGAGAAGGCGCGGCAGTTCAATGCCGATCCCGAGATTCAGGCGGCGCTCGCGGCCTACCGCGTCGAGGACCAGGAACTCTCCGACCTGACGCGCGGCTTTTCGCCCCAGAAGGCCGAGGCCCTCAGGGCCCGCACCTTCGACCGCGCCGAACTCGGCGGGCGGGGGCCGGGCCTGGAGCACCTTGACCAGCTCACGGTGGACCTGCTACTGGGGACGCGCTAGCCCATGCCGGAGGTCACCCTCGGTCTCGACCTGGGCACCAGCGGCGTGAAGGTGGTCGCGCTGGACGCCGCGCACGTTACCGTCGCCCAGGCCACGCGCAGTTACCCGCTGCTGACCCCGCAGCTCGGCTGGACCGAGCAGCGGCCCGCCGACTGGGTGGCGGCCAGCCTGGAGGCGCTGCGCGACGTGGCGGGGCAGGTGCGGGCGGCTGGGCACACACCCCTGGCCCTGGGCCTGAGCGGCCAGATGCACGGCGCGGTCTTTCTGGGCGCGGGGGGCGAGGTGCTGCGGCCCGCGCCCCTGTGGAACGACCAGCGCACCGCCGCAGCCGTGGCCGAGACCGAGGCCCGCATTCCCCGCGCCGACCTGATCGCCCGGACCGGCAACCGCGCCGTGACCGGCTTTCAGCTGCCCAAGCTGCTGTGGCTGCGGGCCGAGGAACCGGAGGTGTTTGCCCGCACGCGCCGGGTGCTGCTGCCCAAGGACTATCTGGGCTTCGTGCTCACCGGCGTGCAGGCCACCGAACCCTCCGACGCCTCGGGGGTGGGGGCACTGAACCTCGCGCGGCTGGCCTGGGACGACGACGTGCTGGGGGCGCTGGACCTGACCGCCGACCTGTTTCCCGACGTGGTTGCTTCGGCCGCCCAGACCGGCACCCTTCTTCCGGAGATGGCCGCGCAGACTGGCCTGCCCGTGGGCCTACCGGTAGTCGCGGGCGGCGGCGACAACGCGGCGGCGGGCATCGCCCTGGGCCTGGGGTCGGCGCGGCCGCAGGTGGGCAGCGTGAGCCTGGGCACCTCCGGCGTGCTGTTCGTGCCCCTGACCGCGC
This genomic stretch from Deinococcus sp. Leaf326 harbors:
- the xylB gene encoding xylulokinase; the encoded protein is MPEVTLGLDLGTSGVKVVALDAAHVTVAQATRSYPLLTPQLGWTEQRPADWVAASLEALRDVAGQVRAAGHTPLALGLSGQMHGAVFLGAGGEVLRPAPLWNDQRTAAAVAETEARIPRADLIARTGNRAVTGFQLPKLLWLRAEEPEVFARTRRVLLPKDYLGFVLTGVQATEPSDASGVGALNLARLAWDDDVLGALDLTADLFPDVVASAAQTGTLLPEMAAQTGLPVGLPVVAGGGDNAAAGIALGLGSARPQVGSVSLGTSGVLFVPLTAPTPDPEGRVHLFAHADGGFNLLGVTLSAAGALQWFRDRLAPGTPFGTLLEEAAAVPAGADGLTFLPFLSGERSPHMRPDLRGSFGGLSLAHGRGHLVRALLEGTAFALADAYAVMRPLSGVTTLLATGGGARSDLWLGLVAGALDLEVRRSASEPGAAEGAAILAMPVAGLYPSLPEAMPRLSSEPVPALGAAQAQAAYRLALEQTLSQPA